Part of the Labilibaculum antarcticum genome, CCTTAGAATTAAAACTATTAATAAAGATTACAGGTGTTCCCATTGCTAAACAAGGTAATGCACAATGAATTCGAGAAGTAATAACTAGTTTTGCTTTTGAATATTCTTTAAGATACTTATCGGCTAATTGGAATTTTTCATCATCCGATAATTTGCCTTTAGAAAGTACTTGTGTATTATATTTTGCGTTTTTCAGTAGGTCAGAATGAATTATTTTCTTTAAATGTTTACTCTTCTTACCAATTTTTAAAATATCACCATTCACCAGACTTCTTATGAATGTTTTCAAATCTACTGTCACAGATGAAAATGTCGGATAGTTAAAAAATGGGTCAACGATGTAAATATCATCTGTTCTTAAAGAATCATCAACTTTATAACTATCAAGAGTCAATGTCAAACACCCTGAAAAATAAGCCTCAACTCCTCTCTCTTTCAATAACTTAACAGTATATTTATCACGACATCCAATAGGCTCATGTTCCTTTAAATAAGCAATGCTTTTTTCATTCAATAAAAAAGGAGCAGCACTAGAATTCAAATGAAATGAGATAAATAAAGGGTGAATTTTTTTTGAAGGTACCCAATTAAATAAATTATGAGTAAACCACCCATTCAGAATAAGCTTTACTTCTTCTCCTGAATAATGAAAAAGCTTTTCCCTATTAATAAAAACATGATTCTTATTTATATATTGACGTGCTGCGAGACTTTGTATATTATCTCCCAAATTATATGTTGTATTTCCTTCTTGATATGTTAATAGTGCATGTTTCATTTAAC contains:
- a CDS encoding polysaccharide pyruvyl transferase family protein, which encodes MKHALLTYQEGNTTYNLGDNIQSLAARQYINKNHVFINREKLFHYSGEEVKLILNGWFTHNLFNWVPSKKIHPLFISFHLNSSAAPFLLNEKSIAYLKEHEPIGCRDKYTVKLLKERGVEAYFSGCLTLTLDSYKVDDSLRTDDIYIVDPFFNYPTFSSVTVDLKTFIRSLVNGDILKIGKKSKHLKKIIHSDLLKNAKYNTQVLSKGKLSDDEKFQLADKYLKEYSKAKLVITSRIHCALPCLAMGTPVIFINSFNSKVDTCRFDGIIDFFNRIDIDKEGNITNNFNLKGLITKKTNVVNLTNHLPVVKDLKNTCSSFIEEAYPAT